A stretch of Fimbriimonadaceae bacterium DNA encodes these proteins:
- a CDS encoding alpha/beta hydrolase, which translates to MSQSKTGASESKPRRRLLVRLARLVLVAVLAVAALTLLLVRMFESKLIYFPTPYPGGNGGLPSGAQDVTFTTSDGVRLHAWWMPAKDARLTLLFAHGNGGNITTRRDVAIGLRKLGMNVLLFDYRGYGRSEGSPSESGLYLDAEAALAFLKEKGIPSQRVVLFGESLGTAVVAEMAVRHKAAAIILESPFTNIPDMARLIVPIPMGWALSHRFDTLRKAPRFQSPLLVIHGTDDDLVPYEFGQRVFQSAPQPKRFFGVGGAHHNDVVETAGPRFTNEIQAFLDSIGEHP; encoded by the coding sequence GTGTCGCAATCGAAGACCGGCGCATCTGAGAGCAAGCCGCGCCGGCGGCTCCTTGTCCGCTTGGCCAGGCTTGTCTTGGTGGCCGTCTTGGCCGTCGCCGCCCTCACCCTGCTCCTGGTCAGGATGTTCGAGTCCAAGCTGATCTACTTCCCCACCCCGTACCCCGGCGGCAACGGGGGCTTGCCTTCGGGCGCGCAGGACGTGACCTTCACGACATCGGACGGGGTGCGACTTCACGCGTGGTGGATGCCTGCGAAGGATGCGAGGCTCACGCTCCTCTTCGCGCACGGCAACGGGGGCAATATCACCACGCGGAGGGACGTCGCGATCGGGCTGCGGAAACTCGGGATGAACGTGCTCCTCTTCGACTACCGGGGCTATGGGCGGTCCGAAGGCTCGCCCAGCGAGTCCGGCCTGTACCTTGACGCCGAGGCGGCCCTTGCCTTCCTCAAGGAGAAGGGGATTCCCTCGCAGCGCGTGGTTCTGTTCGGCGAATCGCTCGGCACCGCCGTCGTGGCAGAGATGGCCGTCCGCCACAAGGCGGCCGCGATCATCCTCGAGTCGCCCTTTACCAACATCCCCGACATGGCCCGGCTCATCGTGCCGATTCCGATGGGATGGGCCCTGAGCCACCGTTTCGACACTCTCCGCAAAGCCCCGCGCTTTCAGTCGCCGCTCCTCGTGATCCACGGCACCGACGACGACCTGGTGCCCTACGAGTTCGGGCAACGGGTGTTCCAATCGGCACCACAGCCCAAGCGCTTCTTCGGGGTCGGAGGCGCCCACCACAACGACGTTGTCGAAACCGCCGGGCCGCGCTTCACCAACGAGATCCAAGCATTCCTCGATTCGATCGGCGAACACCCGTGA
- a CDS encoding TlpA family protein disulfide reductase, which yields MLSCFFLLAAQQQAPAALDRFARYVAAAQSLAVDIKLSTASVADGEGTFQFQRPNRVLFTMKWAGADYSFSSTERGIVEIERSTRHYDEFDAVDRLIAPLSRVSPAPGVGFPSVFVYQDLSQMLPDGARFKQIGKETLKGVQVDHLEAIYQTQRGIGHTNVFVDAQGRLLKMTQSLEGMEGPRVMAFEYSNYRVDHALSLESYLTKIPLGYVPYALPADARYFDENDTVGQPVLTGLDGRSSKLTYGGKGTFILFTSTHCPASQRAAKSLAAVRKHAEDQGYKVVEISAETRRQDVRGLSGAADVRFDPTGTVWTTLGLQGTPSLSLVDGQGKLVRYWYGFDPEKAKAWEQDVVDGLDGKEEEKN from the coding sequence ATGCTCAGTTGCTTTTTCCTTCTCGCCGCCCAGCAGCAGGCGCCGGCCGCGCTGGATCGCTTCGCCCGCTACGTCGCAGCGGCCCAATCGCTTGCCGTCGACATCAAGCTTTCCACCGCCTCCGTGGCCGACGGCGAGGGGACCTTCCAGTTCCAACGGCCCAATCGCGTCCTGTTCACGATGAAGTGGGCCGGCGCCGACTACAGTTTCTCCTCGACGGAACGAGGCATCGTCGAGATCGAGCGGTCGACTCGGCATTACGACGAGTTCGACGCAGTGGATCGCCTGATCGCTCCGCTGTCCCGGGTCTCGCCCGCGCCCGGGGTGGGCTTTCCCTCCGTCTTCGTGTACCAAGATCTGTCTCAGATGCTCCCCGACGGCGCCCGGTTCAAACAGATTGGCAAGGAGACGCTCAAGGGGGTCCAAGTCGATCACCTTGAGGCCATCTATCAGACGCAGCGGGGCATCGGACACACCAACGTGTTCGTCGATGCGCAAGGGCGTCTGTTGAAGATGACCCAGTCGCTGGAGGGGATGGAAGGTCCGAGAGTGATGGCGTTCGAGTACTCGAACTACCGCGTCGACCACGCGCTTTCGCTTGAGAGCTACCTCACGAAGATTCCGCTCGGCTACGTCCCCTACGCGCTTCCCGCCGATGCCCGTTACTTCGACGAGAACGACACCGTGGGACAACCGGTGCTGACCGGGTTGGACGGCCGGTCGTCGAAGCTCACCTACGGCGGAAAGGGCACGTTCATTCTCTTCACTTCAACCCACTGTCCGGCCAGCCAACGGGCCGCGAAGAGTCTGGCGGCGGTGCGCAAGCACGCGGAAGACCAGGGCTACAAGGTCGTCGAAATCAGCGCCGAAACGCGCCGACAGGACGTGCGCGGCCTCTCGGGCGCGGCGGACGTTCGGTTCGACCCCACCGGAACCGTGTGGACGACCCTCGGCCTGCAAGGCACGCCCTCGCTCTCGCTCGTGGACGGGCAGGGCAAGCTCGTGCGCTACTGGTACGGGTTCGACCCCGAGAAGGCGAAGGCGTGGGAGCAGGACGTCGTCGACGGCCTGGACGGCAAAGAAGAAGAGAAGAACTAA
- a CDS encoding DUF2007 domain-containing protein, with the protein MYCPQCRSEFVPGVITCPECDVPLVDALEPLPEEPRPKKLVPLVVTYNPGDAAIVSAFLESRDIEYYLRNDVVDRMYLQLSPIEVMVNEDDLAAGMEALKDLDPRFTKDWEKEE; encoded by the coding sequence GTGTATTGCCCACAGTGCAGGTCCGAGTTCGTTCCCGGCGTAATCACCTGTCCGGAGTGCGACGTACCGCTCGTCGACGCACTTGAGCCACTTCCCGAAGAGCCGCGGCCCAAGAAACTCGTGCCGCTCGTGGTCACCTACAACCCGGGCGACGCGGCGATTGTGAGCGCGTTCCTCGAGTCGCGCGACATCGAGTACTACCTTAGGAACGACGTCGTGGACCGGATGTATCTGCAGCTCTCGCCCATCGAGGTGATGGTGAACGAGGACGACCTCGCCGCCGGCATGGAGGCGCTCAAGGACCTCGACCCGAGGTTCACCAAGGATTGGGAGAAAGAGGAGTAA
- the folE2 gene encoding GTP cyclohydrolase FolE2: MSNEPKQPLADIQSSPDVRNIPIDRVGVRNVEYPMALLDRARGLQHTIGVFSLTVDLPHQFKGTHMSRFLEVLSDHREEVGVESIGTILATLRERLNADTAHLDVRFKYFRKKAAPVTGKEAMMGYECAFYATGGAVEDFVIEVQVPVTTLCPCSKEISARGAHNQRGLVTARVRFEGELWLEELIDAIEACASCDLYPVLKRPDEKWVTEKAYDTPRFVEDMVREVALSFEQEQRITWFEIEVENFESIHAHNAYAKLERNKR, encoded by the coding sequence ATGAGCAACGAACCCAAACAGCCACTGGCAGACATCCAGTCCAGCCCCGATGTGCGCAACATCCCCATCGACCGCGTCGGCGTCCGCAACGTGGAGTACCCGATGGCGCTGCTCGATCGGGCGCGGGGCCTGCAGCACACCATCGGCGTGTTCAGCCTCACCGTGGACCTTCCCCACCAGTTCAAAGGCACGCACATGAGCCGGTTCCTCGAGGTGCTCAGCGACCATCGCGAAGAGGTGGGCGTCGAGAGCATCGGGACGATTCTCGCCACCCTGCGGGAGCGGCTGAACGCCGACACGGCGCACTTGGACGTGCGCTTCAAATACTTCCGCAAGAAAGCCGCGCCGGTGACCGGGAAAGAGGCGATGATGGGCTACGAGTGCGCTTTCTACGCCACGGGAGGCGCCGTCGAGGATTTTGTGATCGAAGTCCAGGTGCCGGTCACGACCCTGTGCCCTTGCTCGAAAGAGATCAGCGCCAGAGGCGCGCACAACCAACGGGGCCTGGTCACGGCACGGGTGCGTTTCGAGGGCGAGTTGTGGCTTGAGGAACTGATCGACGCGATCGAAGCATGCGCCTCGTGCGACCTCTACCCCGTGCTCAAGCGCCCCGACGAGAAGTGGGTGACCGAGAAGGCATACGACACGCCAAGGTTTGTGGAGGACATGGTGCGCGAGGTGGCGCTCTCGTTCGAGCAGGAGCAGCGGATCACCTGGTTCGAGATCGAGGTGGAGAACTTCGAGTCGATCCACGCGCACAACGCCTACGCGAAGTTGGAGCGTAACAAGCGTTAG
- a CDS encoding O-methyltransferase, translated as MDLMHPELRGYLDGLVPERNAQMREMEAYAHEHSFPIIGPAAGYLCYQAARMIGARSVFELGSGYGYSTSWFARAVQENGGGEVHHVVWDKGLSDMARHHLGAMGFDPIIRYTVGEAVQALRESEGPFDLIFNDIDKSGYPASLPVIKEKLRPGGVMIVDNLLWHGAIFDANDLAADTEAIREFTRAVTRDPSWIATLVPIRDGVLVAMKV; from the coding sequence ATGGACCTCATGCACCCCGAACTGCGCGGCTACCTCGACGGGCTCGTTCCCGAACGCAACGCCCAGATGCGCGAAATGGAGGCCTACGCCCACGAACACTCCTTCCCGATCATCGGACCGGCCGCCGGGTACCTCTGCTACCAGGCCGCGCGCATGATCGGAGCGCGGTCGGTGTTCGAGCTGGGTTCGGGCTACGGCTATTCGACCTCGTGGTTCGCCCGGGCGGTCCAAGAGAACGGTGGGGGAGAAGTGCACCACGTCGTGTGGGACAAGGGCCTTTCCGACATGGCGCGCCATCACCTGGGCGCAATGGGTTTCGACCCGATCATCCGCTACACCGTCGGCGAGGCAGTGCAAGCCCTCCGGGAAAGCGAGGGCCCGTTCGATCTCATCTTCAACGACATCGACAAGAGCGGCTATCCCGCCTCGCTCCCGGTCATCAAGGAGAAGCTGCGTCCCGGAGGGGTGATGATCGTGGACAACCTGCTCTGGCACGGAGCGATCTTCGACGCGAACGACCTCGCCGCGGACACCGAGGCGATCCGCGAGTTCACCCGCGCGGTGACGCGGGACCCCTCGTGGATCGCCACCCTGGTGCCCATCCGGGACGGGGTGCTCGTGGCGATGAAGGTGTAG
- a CDS encoding FAD-binding oxidoreductase: MVSPDTLELLAEVVRSGGPWRIHGRGTKAALCLDNDASPISTLALRGLVEWSPNDQVVVVRPGTPIEDLQDELRTQGQCLPMPAGDEVGPLPAGLPGTVGGLVAMNLPHALQGPCGGVRDWVLGLTVVRPDGTIAKCGSHVVKNVAGYDVQKLMIGARGTLGVIAEVVLRTFPLRALPAPALTGEGAIALEHAWIQRTLRADFAGLCHAARDVPHRADEASSTLWAGSALPRFAEDWVLAPGREPLPEGPMREWMRRAKSIFDPDARLNPGAMGAW; encoded by the coding sequence ATGGTAAGTCCGGACACCCTCGAACTCCTCGCGGAAGTCGTCCGAAGCGGCGGACCCTGGCGGATCCACGGACGGGGCACCAAGGCGGCCCTGTGTCTGGACAACGACGCTTCGCCAATCTCCACGTTGGCGCTTCGGGGTCTCGTCGAGTGGTCGCCGAACGACCAGGTCGTCGTCGTCCGTCCGGGCACCCCGATCGAGGACCTTCAGGACGAGCTGCGCACCCAGGGCCAGTGCCTGCCCATGCCCGCCGGGGACGAGGTCGGCCCCCTTCCCGCGGGGTTGCCGGGAACGGTCGGGGGCCTGGTGGCGATGAATCTGCCGCACGCGCTCCAGGGTCCGTGCGGCGGGGTCCGGGATTGGGTGCTCGGGCTGACCGTCGTGCGGCCCGACGGGACGATCGCCAAGTGCGGGTCCCACGTCGTAAAGAACGTGGCGGGCTACGACGTGCAGAAGCTCATGATCGGCGCGCGGGGGACGCTCGGTGTGATCGCCGAGGTCGTGCTGCGCACATTCCCCCTGCGGGCGCTCCCGGCGCCGGCGCTGACGGGCGAGGGGGCGATCGCCTTGGAGCACGCGTGGATCCAACGGACGTTGCGTGCGGACTTCGCCGGCCTGTGCCATGCGGCGCGGGACGTCCCGCACCGCGCCGACGAGGCCAGTAGCACGCTGTGGGCGGGATCGGCGCTGCCCAGGTTCGCGGAGGATTGGGTGCTTGCTCCGGGCAGGGAGCCCCTTCCCGAAGGACCGATGCGCGAGTGGATGCGCCGCGCCAAGTCGATCTTCGATCCGGATGCGCGCCTGAACCCCGGCGCGATGGGGGCGTGGTGA
- the prfA gene encoding peptide chain release factor 1 — translation MTDKLREIEKKFEEIEAAYNDPSVVNDIAEMQRLGKARAELEPIVTAIREYDSVKAELAGATEMLDDPEMKEMAALEVETLQGRIDALEATLKKMLIPKDPNDDKSVIVEIRPAAGGDEAALFAAELFRMYTRYAERRKWKYEVLEHQEMGIGGLSKVVFTIDQQGAYSQLKHESGVHRVQRVPATESSGRIHTSTVTVAVLPEVEEVDVEIKQDDLEISTFCSSSAGGQHMQKNETAIRIIHKPSGIVVTCQDERSQTQNKLKAMAVLRAKLYEAEQQKLHNERAAERKGQVGTGDRSEKIRTYNFPQSRITDHRIGMSVHNTITFMDGDIQEMLDSLIEEEQARKLAASESAA, via the coding sequence ATGACCGACAAACTGCGCGAGATCGAGAAGAAGTTCGAGGAGATCGAGGCGGCGTACAACGACCCCTCGGTCGTCAACGATATCGCGGAGATGCAGCGTCTTGGAAAGGCCCGCGCGGAACTTGAGCCGATCGTCACCGCCATTCGCGAGTACGACTCCGTCAAGGCGGAGCTGGCGGGGGCGACCGAGATGCTCGACGACCCCGAGATGAAGGAGATGGCCGCGCTTGAGGTCGAAACGCTTCAGGGTCGCATCGACGCGCTGGAAGCCACGCTCAAGAAGATGCTGATCCCCAAGGATCCCAACGACGACAAGTCGGTGATCGTGGAGATCCGCCCAGCCGCGGGCGGCGACGAGGCCGCGCTCTTCGCGGCGGAGCTGTTCCGCATGTACACGCGCTATGCCGAGCGCCGCAAATGGAAGTACGAGGTCCTCGAGCACCAGGAGATGGGCATCGGCGGCCTGAGCAAGGTCGTGTTCACGATCGACCAGCAGGGCGCCTACAGCCAACTCAAGCACGAGAGCGGCGTCCATCGCGTGCAGCGCGTCCCCGCCACCGAGTCGAGCGGCCGCATCCACACCTCGACCGTGACCGTCGCCGTGTTGCCGGAAGTCGAGGAGGTGGACGTGGAGATCAAACAGGACGACTTGGAGATCTCCACTTTCTGCTCCAGCTCGGCGGGCGGCCAGCACATGCAGAAGAACGAGACGGCCATCCGGATCATCCACAAGCCGTCGGGCATCGTGGTGACGTGTCAGGACGAACGCAGCCAAACGCAGAACAAACTCAAAGCGATGGCCGTTCTTCGCGCGAAATTGTATGAGGCTGAGCAGCAAAAGCTACACAATGAGCGTGCCGCAGAACGCAAGGGCCAGGTTGGCACCGGGGACCGCTCCGAGAAGATCCGCACGTACAACTTCCCGCAGAGCCGCATCACGGACCACCGCATCGGCATGTCCGTGCACAACACGATCACGTTCATGGACGGCGACATCCAGGAGATGCTGGACTCGCTGATCGAAGAAGAACAGGCCCGAAAGCTGGCCGCCAGCGAAAGCGCGGCGTGA
- a CDS encoding prepilin-type N-terminal cleavage/methylation domain-containing protein — MKQRAFTLIELLVVIAIIAILAAILFPVFARAKEAAKKISCLSNARQIGTAWLMYGGDYDDTLMRVRIEAPDRDVYWWGSWDGTTLRTEEGLLFPYSKSDGIQACPSFDKGLIGNLGRTGYGYNYAYLSPSTFEPPNWIETPVPVNYGQVGKPAETVVFGDGARLNNWSGPTAFLEGNTYLEPPSSEYPTFHARHNGLGNALWCDGHAKAVAPKWRVGAFGYGNHGEDFTAVQLGELDLDGDFTTDEWFDLL, encoded by the coding sequence ATGAAGCAACGAGCATTCACACTGATCGAGCTGCTGGTCGTGATCGCGATCATCGCGATTCTGGCGGCCATTCTCTTCCCGGTCTTCGCGCGCGCCAAAGAGGCCGCCAAGAAGATCTCCTGCCTGTCGAACGCGCGCCAGATCGGCACGGCGTGGCTGATGTATGGAGGCGACTACGACGACACCCTCATGCGGGTGCGCATTGAAGCCCCGGACCGCGATGTGTACTGGTGGGGCAGTTGGGACGGAACGACCCTCCGCACCGAGGAGGGGCTGCTCTTTCCCTACAGCAAGTCCGACGGCATCCAGGCGTGCCCGTCGTTCGACAAGGGGCTGATCGGCAACCTGGGGCGGACGGGTTACGGCTACAACTACGCGTACCTCAGCCCGTCCACGTTCGAGCCGCCCAACTGGATCGAGACGCCGGTTCCCGTGAACTACGGGCAGGTCGGGAAGCCTGCCGAGACCGTCGTGTTCGGCGACGGGGCCCGGCTGAACAACTGGTCGGGGCCGACGGCGTTCCTGGAGGGGAACACCTACCTCGAGCCGCCGTCGAGCGAGTACCCGACCTTTCACGCCAGGCACAACGGCCTCGGCAACGCGCTCTGGTGCGACGGCCACGCCAAGGCGGTCGCGCCGAAGTGGCGCGTGGGCGCATTCGGCTACGGCAACCACGGCGAGGATTTCACCGCGGTGCAGCTTGGCGAGTTGGACCTGGATGGGGATTTCACCACGGACGAGTGGTTCGATCTCCTCTGA
- the tmk gene encoding dTMP kinase → MFATFEGPEGAGKSTAIRAVAAHLEAEGCEVVVTREPGGGSIGPAIREILLHGPSLQPSTEVFLFLADRAQHSVEVIRPSLDAGKVVLCDRFADSTVVYQGHARGFDVERLRAWNDLATGGLRPDITLLFDLEPEVGLARLANKDRMDAEPLAFHRRVRAGFLAEAERDPDRWVVLDASQDQESLARAAVLAIDARLKK, encoded by the coding sequence GTGTTCGCTACGTTCGAAGGGCCGGAGGGGGCGGGTAAGAGCACGGCGATCCGCGCCGTGGCCGCGCACCTGGAGGCCGAGGGGTGCGAGGTGGTGGTTACCCGCGAGCCGGGCGGAGGTTCCATCGGGCCCGCGATCCGCGAGATTCTCCTCCACGGGCCGTCGCTTCAGCCCTCGACCGAGGTGTTTCTGTTTCTGGCCGACCGCGCCCAGCACTCCGTCGAGGTGATCCGGCCCTCGCTGGACGCAGGCAAGGTCGTGCTGTGCGACCGGTTTGCGGATTCGACGGTGGTGTACCAGGGACATGCGCGCGGTTTCGATGTGGAACGCCTGCGCGCGTGGAACGACCTCGCCACCGGCGGACTGCGCCCGGACATCACCCTCTTGTTCGATCTCGAACCGGAAGTGGGTCTGGCGCGGCTCGCGAACAAGGACCGAATGGATGCCGAACCGCTCGCGTTCCACCGCCGGGTGCGCGCGGGTTTCCTCGCCGAAGCCGAGCGCGATCCCGATCGTTGGGTCGTCCTCGATGCGTCTCAGGACCAGGAGTCGCTCGCACGCGCGGCGGTCCTCGCCATCGATGCGCGCCTCAAGAAGTGA
- a CDS encoding (Fe-S)-binding protein — MSELSELTTHCIRCGFCLEACPTFVLTGRETESPRGRIYLARSADEGALPWDDGVRKHLDTCLGCRACETACPSGVQYGQILELARHRLETSHPRRVQAALVDTVANPTLLRVQLLLGRVFGGRRMPHWVSRLLSGEAPEADLPQAQPTGDWPKLEAAGLPPVKGRVYLLEGCAMRVLYPRVHEATRRLLRRVGYEVEPAPKAGCCGALHVHGGFLGRALDMATLLMQNMPKELPVIVNAAGCGSFLKELGTVAGHAVGGHLEPDLTKPVEGPFRQYLKRAEQTGDPGFDGFGRRTFDATEFLLREGLAQVLRGAQPRWSSADSNRDGLRVTYHDACHLAHGQGVRHPPRALLEAIPGVSLEELGESDRCCGSAGVYNVTQPALARELLERKMEFIEATGASIVVSGNPGCHAWIAQGARERGRKVRVMHTLELLEAAFSGMPDE, encoded by the coding sequence GTGAGCGAGCTTTCGGAACTGACCACCCACTGCATCCGCTGCGGGTTCTGTCTGGAGGCGTGTCCCACATTCGTGCTCACGGGGCGCGAAACGGAGTCCCCCCGGGGCCGCATCTACCTCGCGCGGAGCGCCGACGAGGGGGCGCTGCCTTGGGACGACGGGGTCCGGAAGCACCTCGACACGTGCCTGGGATGCCGGGCTTGCGAAACCGCGTGCCCGAGCGGCGTCCAGTACGGCCAGATCCTCGAACTCGCGCGTCATCGGCTGGAGACCTCGCACCCGCGCCGCGTGCAGGCGGCCCTGGTCGATACGGTCGCCAACCCGACCCTGCTGCGCGTGCAGCTGCTGCTCGGCCGCGTGTTCGGCGGACGGCGCATGCCGCATTGGGTGAGTCGCCTGCTTTCGGGCGAGGCCCCCGAGGCGGACCTGCCACAAGCGCAGCCGACCGGCGACTGGCCGAAACTGGAAGCCGCGGGGCTTCCCCCGGTGAAGGGGCGGGTGTACCTGCTGGAAGGGTGCGCCATGCGCGTGCTCTATCCCCGGGTGCACGAGGCCACGCGCCGGCTCCTGCGCCGCGTCGGGTACGAGGTCGAGCCGGCCCCCAAGGCCGGTTGCTGCGGCGCCCTGCACGTGCACGGGGGCTTCTTGGGCAGGGCCCTCGACATGGCGACGCTCCTCATGCAGAACATGCCGAAGGAGTTGCCGGTCATCGTGAACGCGGCGGGGTGCGGGAGCTTCTTGAAAGAGCTGGGAACCGTGGCGGGACACGCGGTGGGCGGCCACCTCGAGCCGGATTTGACGAAACCGGTGGAGGGGCCATTCCGGCAGTATCTGAAGCGCGCGGAGCAGACCGGCGATCCTGGATTCGACGGCTTTGGGAGGCGGACGTTCGACGCGACCGAGTTCCTGCTGCGAGAAGGCCTGGCCCAGGTCTTGCGCGGTGCCCAGCCGAGGTGGAGTTCGGCGGACTCGAATCGCGACGGGCTTCGCGTGACGTACCACGACGCGTGCCACCTCGCCCACGGGCAGGGCGTGCGCCATCCGCCCCGAGCGCTGCTCGAAGCGATCCCCGGCGTTTCGCTCGAGGAGTTGGGCGAATCCGATCGCTGCTGCGGCAGCGCGGGAGTCTACAACGTGACCCAGCCGGCGCTGGCGCGCGAGCTGCTCGAGCGCAAGATGGAGTTCATCGAGGCGACAGGCGCGTCCATCGTCGTGAGCGGCAATCCCGGCTGCCACGCGTGGATTGCCCAGGGAGCCCGCGAAAGGGGGCGGAAGGTGCGGGTAATGCATACCTTGGAGTTGCTGGAAGCCGCGTTCTCAGGCATGCCCGACGAGTGA
- a CDS encoding FAD-binding protein — MSAPSAFDEDLLVREMRALLGEERVLATGAARRAYDCDAYTVDRSKPTAVVLPESTEEVQAVIRWCAAHDVPFTARGAGTGLSGGTLPALGGVVISTKRMRRILDIDVPNRCLKAQAGAVNAHLSAAVAEDRLHFAPDPSSQSVSTLGGNIGENSGGPHTLKYGVTVQHVLAVTLVTPEGDVLEVGGRVPGAPGYDLVGVVVGAEGTLGVVTEAWVRLTPVPAHVETALASFPSVRAATETVAQIIAQGVVPAALEFMDHGVLRAVSQTFALSYPEGAQALLLIECDGAPDDASLEMAAAEAICRENGALDVAIAQNEQERQRLWIARKKGIGAMGRLAPSIVTHDGVIPRSKLPEMLEAVYETASRYGVGVANIFHAGDGNIHPCFYFDDRDPKQVEAVVAAGEELMKRCIALGGSVSGEHGIGVEKLDLMALMFSEEDLRLQADVKAIFTDGRLCNPCKVLPNQKGCIEHRKRWRGVGW; from the coding sequence GTGTCTGCCCCTTCTGCCTTCGACGAAGATCTGCTCGTGCGCGAGATGCGCGCGTTGCTGGGCGAAGAGCGCGTGCTGGCCACCGGCGCCGCGCGGCGCGCCTACGACTGCGACGCGTACACGGTGGACCGCTCCAAGCCCACCGCCGTCGTGCTGCCCGAAAGCACCGAGGAGGTCCAAGCTGTGATCCGCTGGTGCGCGGCGCACGACGTGCCCTTCACGGCGCGCGGCGCGGGCACAGGGCTTAGCGGGGGGACCCTTCCGGCGCTGGGCGGCGTGGTGATTTCCACCAAGCGCATGCGGCGCATTCTCGACATCGATGTGCCGAACCGGTGCCTGAAGGCCCAGGCGGGCGCGGTGAACGCCCACCTCTCGGCGGCCGTGGCGGAGGACCGATTGCACTTCGCGCCCGATCCTTCGAGCCAATCGGTCTCGACCCTCGGCGGCAACATCGGGGAGAACTCCGGAGGGCCGCACACGCTCAAGTACGGAGTCACCGTGCAGCACGTGCTGGCGGTCACCCTCGTGACCCCCGAGGGCGACGTGCTCGAAGTGGGTGGGAGGGTCCCAGGTGCCCCTGGCTACGACCTCGTCGGCGTGGTCGTAGGGGCGGAAGGGACTCTGGGCGTTGTCACCGAGGCATGGGTCCGGCTCACACCCGTTCCGGCCCACGTCGAGACGGCGCTGGCCTCTTTCCCCTCGGTGAGGGCCGCAACGGAGACGGTGGCGCAGATCATCGCGCAGGGCGTCGTGCCCGCCGCGCTCGAGTTCATGGACCACGGGGTGCTGCGCGCGGTGTCCCAGACGTTCGCCCTGAGCTATCCCGAAGGCGCGCAGGCGCTGCTGCTCATCGAGTGCGACGGCGCCCCCGACGATGCGTCGCTCGAGATGGCGGCGGCCGAAGCGATCTGCCGCGAAAACGGGGCGTTGGACGTGGCGATCGCCCAGAACGAGCAGGAGCGCCAGCGCCTCTGGATCGCGCGGAAGAAGGGGATCGGCGCGATGGGTCGGCTCGCCCCGAGCATCGTCACTCACGACGGGGTCATCCCGCGCTCCAAGCTTCCGGAGATGCTCGAGGCCGTCTACGAAACCGCTTCGCGCTACGGCGTCGGGGTCGCGAACATCTTCCACGCGGGCGACGGCAACATCCACCCGTGCTTCTATTTCGATGATCGCGATCCCAAACAGGTCGAAGCCGTGGTGGCCGCGGGCGAAGAGCTGATGAAGCGGTGCATCGCCCTGGGAGGGTCGGTGAGCGGCGAGCACGGCATCGGCGTGGAGAAGCTCGACCTCATGGCGCTGATGTTCAGCGAGGAGGACCTGCGGCTTCAGGCCGACGTGAAGGCCATCTTCACCGACGGCCGGCTGTGCAACCCGTGCAAGGTGTTGCCGAACCAGAAGGGCTGCATCGAGCACCGCAAGCGATGGCGGGGGGTGGGATGGTAA